The following proteins are encoded in a genomic region of Dromaius novaehollandiae isolate bDroNov1 chromosome 29, bDroNov1.hap1, whole genome shotgun sequence:
- the LOC112994017 gene encoding protein MRP-126, which yields MSQTCQTPQGQLSKLEIAINSIIDVFHQYSRQEGHMDTLTKVELKLLIQKQLANYLQHVTNQVSIDQIFKDLDTNKDHQLSFGEVMLLIIRVTIATHEHLHFCEDQQQHHHQQHNH from the exons ACCTGCCAGACTCCCCAGGGACAGCTCTCCAAGCTGGAAATCGCCATCAATTCCATCATTGATGTCTTCCACCAATATTCGAGGCAGGAGGGGCACATGGACACCCTGACCAAAGTGGAGCTGAAACTCCTGATCCAGAAGCAGCTGGCCAACTACCTGCAG CACGTGACCAACCAGGTCTCCATCGACCAGATCTTCAAGGACCTGGACACCAACAAGGACCACCAGCTCAGCTTCGGCGAGGTGATGCTCCTCATCATCAGGGTCACCATTGCCACCCACGAGCACCTCCACTTCTGCGaggaccagcagcagcaccaccaccagcagcacaaCCACTGA
- the LOC112994008 gene encoding loricrin-like has protein sequence MGSCLISGRGIWDPYKAAPVLAICTLFSSRLLLRVQASRQARMCSRQEKDQCHRQERYTRQSSGGCHSSSSGGGCHSSGGGGCHSSGGGGGCHRSGGGGGCHSSGGGCHSSGGSGGGCHGGGSSGCHGKPQLQQQQQQQQIQQLPSQKLK, from the exons ATGGGGAGCTGTCTCATTTCCGGACGGGGGATCTGGGATCCGTATAAAGCTGCCCCCGTCCTGGCCATCTGCACTCTCTTCTCCTCCCGGCTTCTCCTCCGAGTGCAG GCCAGCAGACAGGCGAGGATGTGCTCCCGCCAGGAAAAGGACCAGTGCCACAGGCAGGAGCGCTACACCCGGCAGAGCAGCGGCGGCTGCCACAGCAGtagcagcggcggcggctgccaCAGCAGTGGTGGTGGCGGCTGTCACAGcagcggtggcggcggtggctgTCACCgcagcggcggcggtggcggctgTCACAGCAGCGGCGGCGGGTGCCACAGCAGTGGTGGCAGCGGTGGCGGGTGCCacggcggcggcagctccgggTGCCACGGGAAGccgcagctccagcagcagcagcagcagcagcagatccagCAGCTGCCCTCGCAGAAGCTGAAGtga